One Devosia lacusdianchii genomic window carries:
- a CDS encoding MarR family winged helix-turn-helix transcriptional regulator has product MSSATTQIATGLSRIGTVIRAERQRAASEQALSPTQAQILGLLTARGPARLSVLAAELAVSQPTASDAVAALVRKGHVERRADPDDGRATRLYATDSGSALAKSLAGWPEALLGAIDVLDETERAVLVRALMRVIVKLQDEGAIPVQKMCATCLHFRPNAHPGAERPHHCAFVDAPFGDAALRIDCADHAEAGPRRVV; this is encoded by the coding sequence ATGAGCAGCGCAACCACACAGATCGCTACCGGACTGTCGCGTATCGGAACGGTCATCCGGGCCGAGCGGCAGCGCGCGGCCAGCGAGCAGGCCCTGTCACCAACGCAGGCGCAAATCCTGGGGTTGTTGACGGCGCGCGGGCCGGCGCGACTGTCAGTGTTGGCGGCCGAACTCGCCGTGAGTCAGCCGACCGCAAGCGATGCGGTGGCGGCGCTGGTGCGCAAGGGCCATGTCGAGCGGCGCGCCGACCCCGATGACGGCCGGGCCACGAGGCTGTATGCGACCGATAGTGGGAGTGCGCTGGCAAAGTCGCTGGCGGGGTGGCCGGAAGCGCTGCTGGGAGCGATCGACGTTCTCGACGAAACCGAGCGCGCGGTGCTGGTGCGCGCGCTGATGCGGGTGATCGTCAAGCTGCAGGATGAGGGGGCCATTCCGGTGCAGAAGATGTGCGCCACCTGTCTTCACTTCCGCCCCAATGCTCATCCCGGTGCGGAGCGGCCGCATCATTGTGCCTTCGTGGACGCGCCCTTTGGCGATGCCGCCTTGCGGATCGACTGTGCCGACCACGCGGAAGCCGGACCCAGGCGGGTCGTCTGA
- a CDS encoding DMT family transporter has product MPRALAALLLLVCTMLWGFAFIAQKSAMDSMGPLTFAGVRYLLGGIIVLPLALAERRKRSEPLGNRLWGVIIGMSLVFFAGSWLQQAGLASTTATNAGFLTGLYVFFVPVLGFLLFRTRPHPIIFVCVPLALIGIYYLNGGGLSSFNNGDGLIVISAVFWAMHVILIGYLGRATGLPVFVSAVSFLLAGALALGIAFIIEQPSIAGISEGWVQIAYAGILSTAVAFTFQAIGQQYVPPANAAIILSAESLFAAIGGALLLGERLPPVGYAGAALIFAAIVAVEAIPPLWDRRKTHAPRTTN; this is encoded by the coding sequence ATGCCCCGCGCCCTTGCCGCTCTCCTGCTTCTCGTCTGCACCATGTTGTGGGGTTTTGCCTTCATCGCCCAGAAGTCGGCGATGGACAGCATGGGACCGCTGACCTTTGCCGGCGTGCGCTACCTGCTCGGCGGCATCATCGTGCTGCCGCTTGCCCTGGCAGAACGCCGCAAGCGCAGCGAACCATTGGGCAATCGGCTCTGGGGCGTAATCATCGGCATGAGCCTGGTCTTCTTCGCCGGCTCCTGGCTGCAACAGGCTGGGCTTGCCAGCACCACCGCCACCAATGCCGGTTTCCTCACCGGCCTTTACGTCTTCTTCGTGCCGGTGCTCGGCTTCCTGCTGTTCCGCACCCGCCCCCACCCAATCATCTTCGTCTGCGTGCCACTGGCGCTGATTGGCATCTACTATCTCAACGGCGGCGGGCTCAGCAGCTTCAACAACGGCGACGGCCTCATCGTCATCAGCGCCGTCTTCTGGGCCATGCATGTGATCCTGATCGGCTATCTGGGACGCGCCACCGGCCTGCCGGTCTTCGTATCCGCCGTCAGCTTCCTGCTCGCCGGCGCACTCGCGCTCGGCATTGCCTTCATTATCGAGCAGCCCAGCATCGCGGGCATTTCAGAGGGTTGGGTGCAGATTGCTTATGCCGGGATACTGTCGACGGCGGTGGCCTTCACCTTCCAGGCCATCGGCCAGCAATATGTGCCACCAGCCAATGCGGCGATCATCCTGTCCGCCGAAAGCCTGTTCGCGGCCATCGGCGGCGCCCTGCTGCTTGGGGAACGCCTGCCGCCGGTCGGCTATGCCGGCGCGGCGCTTATCTTCGCCGCTATCGTGGCCGTCGAAGCGATCCCACCCCTATGGGATCGTCGCAAAACCCACGCCCCGCGCACCACGAACTAG
- a CDS encoding DUF2147 domain-containing protein, producing the protein MRVLARGLMALGLIVATVAPALASPVGVWEIEMRDSRYKVEMCGDGTQLCGTLIWLGNGADNAENLPYLNTLLIDHAPQSGPNRWKGTLNLYGNKATGTITQVSEDQITLKGCVLLVVCKTYQMYRYAE; encoded by the coding sequence ATGAGAGTACTGGCTCGCGGCCTCATGGCCCTCGGTTTGATTGTGGCCACGGTCGCGCCTGCGCTGGCCTCGCCGGTAGGCGTTTGGGAAATCGAGATGCGGGATTCCCGCTACAAGGTGGAAATGTGCGGCGACGGCACGCAGCTTTGCGGCACGCTGATCTGGCTCGGCAATGGCGCCGACAATGCCGAGAACCTGCCCTATCTCAATACGCTGCTGATCGACCACGCGCCGCAAAGCGGACCCAACCGCTGGAAGGGCACGCTCAACCTCTATGGCAACAAGGCCACGGGGACGATTACCCAGGTCAGCGAGGATCAGATCACACTCAAGGGTTGCGTGCTGCTGGTGGTGTGCAAGACGTACCAGATGTATCGCTACGCGGAATGA
- a CDS encoding winged helix-turn-helix transcriptional regulator, whose product MLKMRKNRTPAPPDHCPLTECMSVLGGAWTPNVVWHLDAGPRRFSELRADIPAISAKVLTQRLRDLEQKGVVSRVVKPTSPPSVEYALTELGRDLGPAIKAIVEVGHKLKLSRGEII is encoded by the coding sequence ATGCTGAAGATGCGAAAGAACCGGACGCCCGCGCCGCCGGACCATTGTCCGCTGACCGAATGCATGTCGGTGCTGGGTGGCGCCTGGACGCCGAACGTCGTCTGGCACCTGGACGCAGGTCCACGCCGCTTCAGTGAATTGCGGGCCGATATTCCGGCGATTTCGGCCAAGGTGCTGACACAACGCCTGCGTGATCTCGAACAGAAGGGCGTGGTGAGCCGGGTGGTGAAGCCGACCTCGCCGCCGTCGGTGGAGTATGCGCTGACGGAGCTTGGGCGTGACCTGGGGCCGGCCATCAAGGCCATTGTCGAAGTGGGGCACAAGCTCAAGCTCAGCCGGGGCGAGATCATCTGA
- the gstA gene encoding glutathione transferase GstA — MKLYYKPGACSLAAHIVLHELGTDFSIERVDTDTKRTETGADFRAINPKGYVPAIRLPQGDVLTEGAAVLQFLADTRPETGLAPQWGTLERARLIEALNYLASELHKAFGPFFAPTPLGQAERSGAEARLSTRLDHIEAQFADGRAYLLGERFGVADAYLFAVGRWVEAVGLGYARWPRLAAFLAHVAERPAARAALLAEGLTN; from the coding sequence ATGAAGCTCTACTACAAGCCGGGCGCCTGCTCGCTCGCCGCCCACATCGTGCTGCACGAGCTCGGCACCGACTTTTCGATCGAACGCGTCGATACCGATACCAAGCGCACCGAAACCGGCGCCGACTTTCGCGCGATCAATCCCAAGGGCTACGTCCCAGCCATCCGCCTGCCGCAAGGCGATGTGCTCACCGAGGGCGCGGCGGTCCTCCAGTTCCTCGCCGATACCCGGCCTGAAACCGGCCTCGCCCCGCAATGGGGCACTCTCGAGCGCGCCCGCCTGATCGAGGCGCTGAACTACCTGGCCTCCGAATTGCACAAGGCCTTCGGCCCCTTCTTCGCCCCGACGCCGCTGGGCCAGGCCGAGCGCTCCGGCGCGGAGGCTCGCCTCTCCACCCGGCTCGACCATATCGAGGCGCAGTTCGCCGACGGTCGCGCCTATCTCCTAGGCGAGCGCTTCGGCGTTGCCGACGCCTATCTCTTCGCGGTCGGTCGCTGGGTCGAGGCGGTTGGCCTGGGCTATGCCCGTTGGCCGCGCCTCGCCGCCTTCCTGGCCCACGTCGCCGAGCGTCCAGCCGCCCGGGCCGCCTTGCTGGCGGAGGGCCTGACCAATTGA
- a CDS encoding nuclear transport factor 2 family protein, which produces MTGTDADRFDAVLAVLDTYFDGLYFSDTARLRHVFHPSATYAAIVDGALLHRTMDAYFPIVDRREAPAARHEQRRDRVAAIDFAGPTTALARVHCAIGSNAYVDLLSLLWIDGRWQIVAKVFHAEPLAP; this is translated from the coding sequence TTGACCGGCACTGACGCAGATCGCTTCGACGCCGTCCTGGCGGTTCTCGACACCTATTTCGACGGCCTCTATTTCAGCGACACCGCACGCCTGCGCCACGTGTTCCACCCCAGCGCCACCTATGCCGCCATTGTCGACGGAGCCCTGCTCCACCGCACCATGGACGCGTACTTCCCCATCGTCGATCGGCGCGAAGCACCGGCGGCACGCCACGAACAGCGGCGCGACCGCGTGGCCGCCATCGACTTTGCCGGCCCCACCACCGCCCTGGCGCGCGTACACTGCGCCATTGGCAGCAATGCCTATGTCGACTTACTGAGCCTGCTCTGGATTGACGGCCGCTGGCAGATCGTCGCCAAAGTCTTCCACGCCGAACCACTTGCACCCTGA
- a CDS encoding tautomerase family protein, with the protein MPYVNIKITREGATPAQKAELIAGTTELLQRVLNKNPATTFVVIDEVALEDWGIGGLPVEEYRRRAST; encoded by the coding sequence ATGCCATACGTCAACATCAAGATCACCCGCGAGGGCGCCACCCCCGCGCAGAAGGCCGAGCTCATCGCCGGCACCACCGAACTGCTGCAACGCGTCCTCAACAAGAACCCGGCCACCACCTTCGTGGTCATCGACGAAGTCGCCCTGGAAGACTGGGGCATCGGCGGGCTCCCCGTCGAGGAATACCGCCGTCGCGCCAGCACCTGA
- a CDS encoding thymidine kinase, whose amino-acid sequence MAKLYFSYAAMNAGKSTLLLQAAYNYRERGMRPLLYTSSLYVENGIGLIASRIGISEAAELYGADDDLYQAIRDHTEAGKVDCVFVDEAQFLTPAQVWQLARVSDRLKIPVMCFGLRTDFRGQLFPGSSELLAIADVLREIRTICECGAKATMVVRQNTEGRVLTEGEQVSIEKSVYVSLCRKHWEEAVGRWPVKGPSA is encoded by the coding sequence ATGGCCAAGCTCTACTTTTCCTACGCCGCCATGAATGCCGGCAAATCGACTTTGCTGCTGCAGGCTGCCTACAATTACCGCGAGCGCGGCATGCGGCCGCTGCTCTACACGTCCTCACTTTATGTCGAGAACGGCATCGGGCTGATCGCCTCGCGTATCGGCATTTCCGAAGCCGCAGAATTGTACGGCGCCGACGACGATCTCTACCAGGCCATCCGCGATCATACCGAAGCCGGCAAGGTCGACTGCGTCTTCGTCGACGAGGCCCAGTTCCTCACGCCCGCCCAGGTGTGGCAACTGGCCCGCGTCAGCGACCGCCTCAAAATCCCGGTCATGTGCTTCGGCCTCCGCACCGATTTCCGCGGCCAGCTCTTTCCCGGCTCCTCCGAGCTGCTTGCCATCGCCGATGTGCTGCGCGAAATTCGCACCATCTGTGAATGCGGTGCCAAGGCAACCATGGTCGTCAGGCAAAACACCGAGGGTCGGGTGCTGACCGAGGGCGAGCAGGTCTCGATCGAAAAATCGGTCTATGTCTCGCTCTGCCGCAAGCACTGGGAAGAAGCCGTTGGCCGCTGGCCCGTGAAAGGACCGTCCGCATGA
- a CDS encoding acyl-CoA thioesterase → MTPDSAEPQGTLTIRTLAMPADTNPAGDIFGGWVLSQMDIAGSIAAVERVKGRTVTVAVEAMTFIAPVKVGDVLCIYTTVERVGTTSITVAMEAWARRNRLSDRVKVTQGRFVYVSIGEDGQKRPIDPA, encoded by the coding sequence ATGACCCCAGACTCTGCCGAGCCGCAGGGCACTCTGACCATCCGCACCCTTGCCATGCCGGCCGATACCAATCCGGCCGGCGACATCTTCGGCGGCTGGGTTCTGAGCCAGATGGATATCGCTGGCTCGATCGCCGCAGTCGAGCGCGTCAAGGGCCGCACCGTGACCGTCGCCGTCGAAGCGATGACCTTCATCGCCCCGGTCAAGGTCGGCGACGTGCTGTGCATCTACACCACCGTCGAGCGGGTCGGCACCACCTCGATCACCGTGGCCATGGAAGCCTGGGCCCGCCGCAATCGCCTCTCTGATCGGGTCAAAGTCACCCAGGGCCGTTTCGTCTATGTCTCCATCGGCGAAGACGGCCAGAAGCGCCCGATCGACCCGGCATAA
- a CDS encoding peptidase inhibitor family I36 protein → MKSFRLGLLALAMILAGAVAAHAATAKVRVDAQYFDGPGSPNAIGIIKSGTEVDASCDGSGWCYISGGGASGYMQEGGLYFSGGGSQPQPQPVPLPQPQPWPQPQPWPQPQPWPQPQPWPQPQPPRPQPQPPIYEDAGACFYSERNFGGSSFCLEEGESLNSFRTWDNRIRSVEVFGGARVDLCSDRNLYGNCITLRSSSSRLPSQLDRRASSVEVY, encoded by the coding sequence ATGAAATCGTTCCGCCTCGGCCTTTTGGCTCTTGCCATGATCCTTGCCGGCGCCGTGGCCGCCCATGCCGCCACGGCCAAGGTTCGAGTCGATGCCCAGTACTTTGACGGCCCCGGCTCACCCAACGCCATCGGCATCATCAAGTCCGGAACCGAGGTCGATGCCAGCTGCGACGGCAGCGGCTGGTGCTACATCTCCGGTGGCGGCGCCAGCGGCTATATGCAGGAAGGCGGCCTCTACTTCTCCGGTGGCGGCAGCCAGCCGCAACCGCAGCCGGTTCCCCTGCCCCAGCCTCAGCCGTGGCCACAACCCCAGCCGTGGCCGCAACCGCAGCCTTGGCCCCAGCCTCAGCCGTGGCCGCAGCCCCAACCGCCGCGCCCCCAGCCCCAGCCGCCGATTTATGAAGACGCCGGCGCATGCTTCTACAGCGAACGCAATTTCGGTGGGTCCAGCTTCTGCCTCGAGGAAGGCGAAAGCCTCAACTCCTTCCGCACCTGGGATAACCGCATTCGTTCGGTGGAGGTTTTCGGTGGCGCGCGGGTCGACCTGTGCAGCGATCGCAACCTCTATGGCAACTGCATCACGCTGCGCTCGAGCTCGAGCCGTCTGCCGAGTCAATTGGATCGCCGCGCGTCCTCAGTTGAGGTTTACTGA
- a CDS encoding SH3 domain-containing protein — protein sequence MNRSTRRMLLNIATGVAVAATAAVVFLPAAYAAPGVVTSNVNVRSGPGTNYGVVDTVRRGTQVDVQQCQGSWCYIAKNGPDGWVSASYLSAGGSPVNPSQPGLSFDFNIGGPGGPSVNIGVGNPRPPVIAPPVVPVYSEVCFYERTRFRGESTCLESGESIRNLGDWADQISSIENPDGLQVQVCSESNFRNCRTYTTSASSLGDFDDYIVSIRVR from the coding sequence ATGAATCGTAGCACGCGCCGGATGTTGCTGAATATCGCCACTGGTGTTGCCGTCGCGGCAACGGCCGCGGTGGTATTTCTCCCCGCCGCCTACGCCGCCCCCGGCGTCGTGACCAGCAATGTCAACGTGCGGTCCGGCCCCGGCACCAATTACGGTGTCGTCGATACCGTGCGTCGCGGCACCCAGGTCGACGTGCAGCAGTGCCAGGGCTCCTGGTGCTACATCGCCAAGAATGGTCCGGACGGCTGGGTTTCCGCCAGCTATCTCAGCGCCGGCGGCAGCCCGGTCAATCCGAGCCAGCCCGGCCTGTCCTTCGATTTCAACATCGGTGGCCCCGGTGGCCCGTCGGTCAATATCGGCGTCGGCAACCCGCGCCCGCCGGTCATCGCCCCGCCGGTCGTGCCGGTCTACAGCGAAGTTTGCTTCTACGAGCGCACCCGCTTCCGTGGCGAAAGCACCTGCTTGGAATCGGGCGAAAGCATTCGCAACCTCGGCGACTGGGCTGACCAGATCTCCTCGATCGAAAACCCCGATGGCCTGCAGGTTCAGGTCTGCTCGGAAAGCAATTTCCGGAACTGCCGGACCTACACCACCAGCGCTTCCTCGCTGGGCGACTTCGACGACTACATCGTCTCGATTCGCGTCCGCTAA
- a CDS encoding SH3 domain-containing protein, translated as MRLFSRLASLIVSLIALLAVAPPVFAGSDTGSHAWSTRPLVLRSGPGAAYGVTGEIAADVAIRVLRCQRLWCVVDGDGGRGWTGMGAIAFGRTSTDWPGGINPDYPAGGPGSVCFFTGANYTGTSLCAGPGRVFNDLALLNMDNHFRSVQLTGNVSVAACRDRFFQSYCERIIESQPVLDQYLVNSLSSARIY; from the coding sequence ATGCGTCTATTCAGTCGCCTCGCTTCGCTGATTGTTAGCCTGATCGCGCTTCTGGCCGTTGCGCCACCCGTTTTCGCCGGCTCCGACACGGGCAGCCACGCCTGGAGCACCCGCCCGCTGGTGCTGCGCTCCGGCCCCGGCGCCGCCTATGGAGTGACCGGCGAGATCGCCGCCGATGTCGCCATCCGGGTTCTCCGCTGCCAACGCTTGTGGTGCGTGGTCGATGGTGACGGCGGTCGCGGTTGGACCGGCATGGGCGCCATCGCCTTTGGCCGCACCTCTACCGACTGGCCGGGCGGCATCAATCCCGATTACCCGGCCGGCGGCCCCGGCTCGGTCTGCTTCTTCACTGGCGCCAATTACACCGGCACCAGCCTCTGCGCTGGCCCCGGCCGCGTCTTCAACGACCTCGCCTTGCTGAACATGGACAACCACTTCCGCTCGGTTCAGCTCACCGGCAACGTCTCAGTCGCCGCCTGCCGCGACCGCTTCTTCCAGAGTTATTGCGAGCGCATCATCGAGTCCCAGCCGGTTCTCGATCAGTATCTGGTCAACAGCCTCTCCTCCGCTCGCATCTACTGA
- a CDS encoding cold-shock protein, protein MATITGTVKFFNATKGFGFISPEDGGKDAFVHVSAVQRSGLQGLYENDKVTYELETGRDGKVSATNLTLL, encoded by the coding sequence ATGGCCACCATCACTGGCACCGTTAAGTTCTTCAACGCCACCAAGGGCTTCGGCTTCATTTCGCCCGAAGACGGCGGCAAGGACGCGTTCGTTCACGTTTCCGCCGTTCAGCGTTCGGGCCTGCAGGGCCTGTATGAGAACGACAAGGTGACCTACGAGCTCGAGACCGGCCGCGACGGCAAGGTTTCGGCAACGAACCTGACGCTGCTCTAG
- a CDS encoding DUF3597 domain-containing protein, protein MGIFDDIKSRIFGAPAASAAVTPASATPSAAAAAANEAAIAIGKAAAAKVAADAAAAKTAAATPASTAPAQPVDVAAVLDAAVAKSGQKLNWKTSIVDLLKALDLDSSLTARKALAAELGYTGDTSDSASMNIWLHKQVIAKLAANGGTLPASMLA, encoded by the coding sequence ATGGGTATTTTCGACGACATCAAGAGCCGTATTTTCGGCGCTCCGGCTGCTTCGGCTGCGGTTACCCCAGCGTCGGCAACGCCATCAGCCGCTGCTGCCGCAGCGAATGAAGCCGCTATCGCCATCGGCAAGGCGGCGGCCGCCAAGGTCGCTGCCGATGCAGCAGCAGCCAAGACCGCCGCGGCCACGCCAGCCTCCACAGCGCCCGCCCAGCCGGTCGATGTCGCCGCCGTGCTCGATGCCGCCGTCGCCAAATCCGGCCAGAAGCTGAACTGGAAGACCTCGATCGTCGACCTGCTCAAGGCGCTCGACCTCGACTCCTCGCTGACCGCCCGCAAGGCCCTGGCCGCCGAGCTAGGCTATACCGGCGACACCTCGGATTCCGCCAGCATGAACATCTGGCTGCACAAGCAGGTCATCGCCAAACTTGCCGCTAATGGTGGCACTCTGCCGGCCAGCATGCTGGCCTGA
- a CDS encoding DMT family transporter, with amino-acid sequence MDKATSGWINGFIGVVIFSGSLPATRVAVMQFDPVFLTVARAAIAGLLGLALLLAFKEKRPARTDLASLLIVALGVVVGFPLLTALALQHITSAHSIVFIGLLPLSTAIFGVLRGGERPKPAFWLFSALGSALVAGFALMQGLAASPLGDALMLAAIIVCGLGYAEGAKLSRRLGGWQVISWALVLSLPIMLILLLVYRPPTFANIEWPAWLSLAYLALFSMLIGFVFWYRGLAQGGIAAVGQLQLLQPFFGLALAATLLHEPVSAMMLVVTVGVILCVAGARRFAR; translated from the coding sequence ATGGACAAGGCAACAAGCGGATGGATCAATGGATTCATCGGCGTCGTAATCTTCAGCGGCTCGCTTCCGGCCACGCGCGTTGCCGTCATGCAGTTCGATCCGGTTTTTCTCACCGTGGCCCGTGCAGCCATAGCCGGCCTGCTCGGCCTCGCCCTGTTGCTGGCCTTCAAGGAGAAGCGCCCCGCCCGCACTGACCTGGCCTCCTTGCTGATCGTCGCCCTTGGCGTCGTGGTGGGCTTTCCCCTGCTCACCGCTCTCGCCTTGCAGCATATCACCTCTGCCCATTCGATCGTCTTTATCGGCCTGCTCCCGCTCTCCACCGCCATCTTCGGCGTCCTGCGCGGCGGTGAACGACCCAAACCGGCATTCTGGCTGTTCTCCGCCCTCGGCAGCGCCTTGGTCGCCGGTTTTGCCTTGATGCAGGGTCTCGCTGCCTCGCCACTGGGTGACGCATTGATGCTGGCGGCCATCATCGTCTGCGGCCTCGGTTATGCCGAAGGCGCCAAGCTCTCGCGCCGGCTGGGCGGCTGGCAGGTCATCTCCTGGGCGCTCGTCCTCTCACTGCCGATCATGCTGATCCTGCTACTGGTCTACCGCCCCCCGACTTTCGCCAATATCGAATGGCCCGCCTGGCTCAGCCTCGCCTATCTCGCGCTGTTCAGCATGCTGATCGGCTTCGTCTTCTGGTATCGCGGCCTGGCCCAGGGCGGCATTGCCGCCGTCGGCCAATTGCAGCTACTGCAGCCCTTCTTCGGCCTCGCCCTGGCCGCCACGCTGCTGCACGAACCGGTGAGCGCCATGATGCTGGTGGTAACCGTCGGCGTCATCCTCTGTGTCGCCGGCGCCCGCCGCTTCGCCCGCTGA